A stretch of the Hippoglossus hippoglossus isolate fHipHip1 chromosome 1, fHipHip1.pri, whole genome shotgun sequence genome encodes the following:
- the LOC117764765 gene encoding uncharacterized protein LOC117764765, with the protein MAEMKCCPQTEAQTITWYRNRRLEQEPQSVPSSSPDSYSCAVEHLFSDEVCIQDKYCSRVNYVNRRICALQGSSVNISSEYSDPKNNQSMSKLWYKNRRSDMAAGEELITNTDRIKFHGVMNRHILTINKLNKNDSAEYIFRIGSDAGRWSAVPGVTLVVTDLKVKFSPSAEVTEGQRVTLTCRTSCPLTDNMNYIWYLNNQPLNLTKTQSKYLVLDPVSSEHAGNYSCKVKMLQKSSLQKMLTVHRRRKWTQPVIRIVVLLLVVIPTSIFLWIRRKMTSIQSPRTETSFNLEEISPGQVYENISAQPIEEDDIL; encoded by the exons ATGGCAGAGATGAAGTG ctgtccacagactgaagctcaAACCATCACATGGTACAGAAACAGACGATTGGAGCAGGAACCACAATCAgttcccagctcctctcctgacTCTTACTCCTGTGCTGTAGAGCACTTGTTCTCAGATGAAGTTT gtATTCAGGATAAATACTGCTCCAGAGTGAATTATGTCAACAGGAGGATCTGTGCTCTGCAAGGTTCCTCAGTGAACATCTCTAGTGAATACTCGGATCCGAAGAACAATCAGTCGATGTCTAAATTGTGGTATAAGAATAGGAGAAGTGATATGGCAGCTGGTGAAGAGCTGATAACGAATACAGATCGTATTAAGTTTCATGGAGTGATGAACCGCCACATCCTGACTATCAATAAACTGAACAAGAATGACTCAGCAGAATACATATTCAGAATAGGAAGTGATGCAGGGAGATGGTCGGCTGTTCCTGGGGTGACTTTGGTCGTCACAG ATCTGAAAGTGAAGTTTAGTCCTTCTGCGGAGGTGACCGAGGGACAGAGAGTCACGCTGACCTGCAGaaccagttgtcctctgacggACAACATGAACTACATTTGGTACTTGAACAATCAACCTCTGAATCTgaccaaaacacaaagcaagtaCCTGGTTCTAGACCCCGtcagcagtgaacatgcagGAAACTACTCCTGCAAGGTTAAAATGCTCCAAAAGAGCTCTCTTCAAAAGATGCTCACtgtccacagaagaagaaaatggactCAACCAGTCATAAGAATCGTTGTTCTTCTCCTGGTTGTAATACCCACCTCCATCTTCTTGTGGATTAG AAGAAAGATGACTTCCATCCAGTCTCCTAGAACTGAAACCTCCTTCAACTTGGAGGAG ATAAGCCCTGGTCAAGTGTACGAGAACATCTCGGCTCAACCAATAGAGGAGGATGATATTCTCTAA
- the LOC117761906 gene encoding 85/88 kDa calcium-independent phospholipase A2-like — protein MDHMELIKALMVFGADVEIHNDLGETPGLIAARTSKGPNRKILLDMLCSVGVQRCHPPSPGSPPPVTFKAKSQTIGFEDIMHVGATISAMSRGPSEVDGRRMVKKKMDSLLCLDGGGIKGLVLIQMLIALEKEAGRSTRELFDWVAGTSTGGILALAIVHGKSMEYLRCLYFRMKEQVFKGSRPYESAPLEDFLKKEFGENTKMTDVQYPRVMVTSVLADRHPGELHIFRNYNPPSVRREPPYATTATFQPITIPQEQLVWRAARSSGAAPTYFRPMGRFLDGGLLANNPTLDAMSEIHQYNKAVKAEGHREEIKKLGIVVSLGTGKPPQVVVSSVDVFRPSNPLELAKSFVGAKELGKMLVDCCTDSDGCAVDRARAWCEMIDTIYHRLSPQLSQEVMLDEVSDAVLVDMLWETQMYLYEKRDILRSLANLLLDK, from the exons ATGGACCACATGGAGCTGATCAAAGCTCTGATGGTGTTCGGTGCCGATGTGGAGATCCACAACGACCTGGGAGAAACCCCCGGACTGATCGCTGCACGCACCAGCAAAG GTCCTAATAGAAAGATACTGCTGGACATGCTGTGTAGTGTAGGGGTCCAGCGTtgccaccctccctcccctggcAGCCCTCCCCCCGTCACCTTCAAGGCCAAGTCTCAAACCATAG gGTTTGAGGACATCATGCATGTGGGGGCAACAATCAGTGCGATGAGCAGAGGCCCGTCTGAAGTGGACGGTCGCAGAATGGTGAAAAAGAA gatggACAGTCTGCTGTGTCTGGATGGTGGAGGTATCAAGGGTCTCGTGTTGATCCAGATGTTGATCGCTCTGGAGAAAGAGGCCGGTCGATCAACCAGAGAGCTCTTTGACTGGGTCGCTGGCACGAGCACCGGGGGCATCCTGGCCCTCGCTATAGTCCacg GTAAGTCTATGGAGTACCTGCGCTGCTTGTACTTTCGGATGAAGGAGCAGGTATTTAAGGGGTCACGACCTTATGAATCTGCACCGCTGGAGGACTTCCTGAAAAAAGAGTTTGGGGAGAACACCAAGATGACAGACGTCCAATACCCGAG GGTGATGGTGACCAGTGTCCTGGCAGACAGACATCCAGGCGAGCTGCACATCTTCAGGAACTACAACCCTCCCTCCGTCCGCAGAGAGCCCCCATACGCCACCACTGCCACATTCCAACCAATCACCATCCCACAAG AACAACTCGTGTGGCGAGCTGCCCGCTCCAGCGGTGCTGCTCCCACCTACTTCCGACCAATGGGCCGCTTTCTGGATGGAGGGCTGCTGGCCAATAACCCGACACTGGACGCCATGTCAGAAATCCATCAGTACAACAAAGCCGTCAAAGCGGAG GGCCACAGGGAGGAAATCAAGAAGTTGGGTATAGTCGTCTCCCTTGGGACAG GTAAACCCCCTCAGGTGGTGGTGAGCTCTGTGGATGTGTTCCGACCCTCCAATCCTCTGGAGCTGGCCAAGAGCTTTGTAGGAGCCAAGGAGCTGGGCAAGATGCTGGTGGACTGT TGCACAGACTCTGATGGTTGTGCCGTGGACAGAGCCAGAGCCTGGTGTGAGATGATCGACACCATCTATCACAG ATTGAGCCCCCAGCTGTCACAGGAGGTGATGCTGGATGAGGTGAGTGACGCGGTCCTGGTGGACATGCTGTGGGAAACTCAGATGTATCTATATGAGAAGAGAGATATCCTCCGATCCCTGGCCAATCTGCTCCTGGATAAATGA